From the Lathyrus oleraceus cultivar Zhongwan6 chromosome 4, CAAS_Psat_ZW6_1.0, whole genome shotgun sequence genome, one window contains:
- the LOC127074064 gene encoding subtilisin-like protease SBT5.4: MASSICHMLISLLLFVFLQHTFAIKQSYIVYLGSHSFGPNPSLLDSEIVTNSHYDLLGSYLGSTEKAKEAMIYSYNKYINGFAAMLDEDEAKEIAKHPNVVSLFLNKRYELHTTRSWEFLGLERGGVYPTDSVWKKTLGEDIIIGNLDTGVWPESKSFSDEGFGPIPKKWKGICQVAKGNPDKFYCNRKLIGARYFAKGYISKGKPNVTMDSARDTEGHGTHTLSTAGGNFVAGANVFGFGNGTASGGSPKARVAAYKVCWDGCYDVDILAGFEAAIADGVDVLSVSLGGDFPSEFLESGISIGSFHAIANNIVVLVSGGNSGPQPSSVANLEPWTFTVAASTVDRDFTSYVILGNKKIYKGASLSEVDLSRGLYPLISGVDAKLDNVSPDSASVCKEGSLDPKKVKGKILVCLRGDTARVDKGVQASRVGAVGMILVNDEDSGNGVIADPHVLPATNVGFADGSAIFSYINRTKSPVAYITNVKTQLGVKNTPTIASFSSRGPNNLDATILKPDITAPGVSIIAAYTLGTSPTEQPSDKRRVPFLTMSGTSMSCPHVAGLVGLVKSVHPDWSPAAIKSAIMTTATTKTNNGVQILDSSLEKATPFAYGAGHVRPNLAVDPGLVYDLNVTDYLNYLCGREYTSDQLKVFYGKPYTCPKSFSLKDFNYPSITIYDFNKIWKTFSVTRTVTNVGPPSEYRAKIEAPPQFQVAVEPEILRFKHKGEKKEFKVTFTLKAGSKYVSDYEFGKLIWTNGKHLVGSPISIKYPH, translated from the exons ATGGCATCGTCCATCTGTCACATGTTAATATCActtcttctttttgtttttctGCAACATACCTTTGCAATTAAACAG TCCTATATTGTATACTTAGGATCACATTCTTTTGGTCCAAATCCTTCATTATTGGATTCTGAAATTGTCACAAACTCTCACTATGATTTACTTGGATCTTACCTTGGAAG TACTGAGAAGGCAAAAGAAGCAATGATTTACTCTTACAATAAATATATTAATGGCTTTGCTGCAATGCTCGATGAAGATGAAGCAAAAGAGATTGCAA AACATCCAAATGTTGTATCATTGTTTTTGAATAAAAGATATGAATTACACACAACCCGGTCATGGGAATTTCTTGGATTAGAGAGGGGAGGTGTATATCCTACTGATTCAGTATGGAAAAAAACATTGGGTGAAGACATTATTATTGGAAATTTGGACACAG GTGTTTGGCCAGAATCAAAGAGTTTTAGTGATGAAGGGTTTGGGCCAATTCCAAAGAAATGGAAAGGAATTTGTCAAGTTGCCAAAGGAAATCCAGATAAATTTTATTGCAACAG GAAGCTTATTGGAGCAAGATATTTTGCAAAAGGCTATATTTCAAAAGGAAAGCCAAATGTAACAATGGACAGCGCACGCGACACTGAAGGCCACGGAACACATACTTTATCAACTGCCGGAGGTAATTTTGTTGCTGGAGCCAATGTGTTTGGGTTTGGAAATGGAACCGCAAGTGGTGGATCACCAAAAGCAAGAGTTGCAGCCTATAAAGTCTGCTGGGATGGATGTTATGATGTTGATATTTTGGCTGGTTTTGAGGCTGCCATAGCGGACGGTGTTGATGTACTTTCTGTCTCCTTGGGTGGAGATTTTCCATCAGAGTTTTTGGAAAGTGGTATTTCCATAGGTTCCTTCCATGCAATTGCTAACAACATCGTTGTTTTGGTTTCGGGAGGAAATTCAGGACCTCAACCCTCATCTGTAGCAAATTTGGAACCATGGACTTTCACAGTTGCTGCTAGCACAGTTGATAGAGACTTCACAAGCTATGTCATTCTTGGTAACAAGAAAATATACAAGGGAGCTAGTCTGTCCGAGGTTGATTTATCTCGTGGATTGTATCCATTGATAAGTGGTGTAGATGCCAAATTAGATAATGTGTCTCCCGACTCTGC CTCTGTTTGCAAAGAAGGATCTCTTGACCCCAAAAAGGTTAAAGGAAAAATATTGGTATGTCTTCGAGGTGACACTGCTAGAGTTGACAAGGGCGTGCAAGCTTCTCGTGTAGGTGCTGTTGGAATGATATTAGTTAATGACGAGGATTCAGGGAATGGAGTTATAGCAGATCCTCATGTGCTCCCCGCTACAAACGTTGGCTTTGCAGATGGAAGTGCCATTTTTAGTTACATCAATCGCACAAA GTCTCCTGTGGCTTACATTACTAATGTTAAAACACAATTGGGCGTAAAGAACACTCCAACTATAGCTTCATTTTCATCAAGAGGTCCTAATAACCTTGATGCAACAATCCTTAAG CCAGACATCACTGCACCAGGCGTCAGCATAATTGCAGCCTATACTCTAGGGACATCTCCAACGGAGCAACCATCTGATAAGCGGAGAGTTCCGTTTCTTACAATGTCAGGCACTTCAATGTCATGTCCACATGTTGCCGGACTTGTTGGACTAGTTAAATCTGTTCATCCTGATTGGAGTCCAGCTGCTATCAAGTCAGCGATCATGACCACAG CAACAACAAAAACCAACAACGGAGTGCAAATATTGGATTCGTCGCTTGAAAAGGCAACTCCTTTTGCATATGGTGCTGGGCATGTTCGACCTAATCTTGCAGTGGATCCTGGACTTGTATATGACCTGAATGTTACTGATTATTTGAACTACTTATGTGGTCGTGAATACACCAGTGACCAACTTAAAGTGTTCTACGGAAAACCTTACACTTGTCCAAAATCTTTTAGTTTAAAAGACTTCAATTATCCATCCATCACAATTTATGATTTTAACAAAATTTGGAAGACTTTTAGTGTTACTCGGACGGTTACCAATGTCGGGCCCCCAAGTGAGTATAGAGCAAAGATCGAGGCTCCACCACAATTTCAAGTCGCAGTTGAGCCTGAGATATTAAGATTTAAACATAAGGGTGAGAAAAAAGAGTTCAAGGTTACATTCACTTTGAAGGCAGGTAGTAAATATGTTAGTGATTATGAATTTGGGAAGTTGATTTGGACCAACGGAAAGCATCTTGTTGGGAGTCCTATTTCAATAAAGTACCCTCATTAG